From Luteococcus japonicus, one genomic window encodes:
- the resB gene encoding cytochrome c biogenesis protein ResB, with the protein MKKSKDTMSSSTRPQPLGPVEMIRWVWTQLTSMRTALALLFLLALGAIPGSLIPQRSQSAMKVSDFKQAHTVLDKVYEPLGMYDVYTSPWFSAIYLLLFASLIGCIIPRIRVYWKALRGRPARIPSRLDRLPEHRLAAPVGITADEGLERAEAWLRKRRFRVERTTLPDGSAGLSAERGYLREFGNLLFHLSLVFVLLGIAWNNMLGFKGSTILVEGQGFSNSITQYDEYHAGAWVDTDNLSPFSMKLKQFIVKFETGPVQRGAARDFRATMDVTDEQGTRSDLVRVNHPITIDGNKIHLIGHGYAAHVTVTDGKGDKAWQGPVVFLPQDGNFTSSGVIKAPDARPERLAFQGIFLPTAPEQGMMGQSLFPDAVNPKLFLNAYHGAPKTETGKPENIYALDTTGLTQFKEGDDVLSFMLKPGEGYTLPDGTGTVTFDGWSRWSKVQISRAPGLPMTFGSIAASILGLCLSLFVRPRRLWIRTRTNDEGTAIEVAGLDRADARTGLSEHVDELTAAATGTATEEKK; encoded by the coding sequence ATGAAGAAGAGCAAGGACACGATGAGCAGCAGCACCCGCCCCCAGCCGCTGGGCCCCGTCGAGATGATTCGCTGGGTGTGGACGCAGCTGACCAGCATGCGCACCGCCCTGGCACTGCTCTTCCTGCTGGCGCTGGGCGCCATTCCAGGATCGCTGATCCCGCAGCGCAGCCAGAGCGCGATGAAGGTGTCCGACTTCAAGCAGGCGCACACGGTCCTGGACAAGGTCTACGAGCCGCTGGGCATGTACGACGTGTACACCTCGCCCTGGTTCAGCGCCATCTACCTGCTGCTCTTCGCCAGCCTGATCGGCTGCATCATCCCCCGGATCAGGGTCTACTGGAAGGCCCTTCGTGGCCGCCCGGCACGCATCCCGTCGCGGCTTGACCGGCTGCCCGAACACCGGCTGGCGGCTCCCGTGGGCATCACTGCCGACGAGGGCCTGGAGCGTGCGGAGGCGTGGCTGCGCAAGCGCCGCTTCCGCGTCGAGCGCACCACCCTGCCCGACGGATCGGCCGGGCTCAGCGCCGAGCGTGGCTACCTGCGCGAGTTCGGCAACCTGCTCTTCCACCTCAGTCTGGTCTTCGTGCTGCTCGGCATCGCCTGGAACAACATGCTGGGCTTCAAGGGCTCGACGATCCTCGTCGAGGGCCAGGGCTTCAGCAATTCCATCACCCAGTACGACGAGTACCACGCCGGCGCCTGGGTGGACACGGACAACCTGTCGCCCTTCAGCATGAAGCTCAAGCAGTTCATCGTGAAGTTCGAGACCGGCCCCGTGCAGCGCGGCGCCGCGCGTGACTTCCGCGCCACCATGGACGTCACGGATGAGCAGGGCACCCGTTCCGACCTGGTCCGGGTGAACCACCCGATCACCATCGACGGCAACAAGATCCACCTGATCGGGCACGGCTACGCCGCCCACGTCACCGTCACCGACGGCAAGGGAGACAAGGCCTGGCAGGGGCCGGTCGTCTTCCTGCCACAGGACGGCAACTTCACCTCCTCGGGCGTCATCAAGGCCCCCGATGCCCGCCCCGAGCGCCTCGCCTTCCAGGGCATCTTCCTCCCCACCGCGCCGGAGCAGGGGATGATGGGCCAGTCGCTCTTCCCTGACGCCGTCAATCCCAAGCTCTTCCTGAACGCCTACCATGGCGCGCCCAAGACCGAGACCGGCAAGCCGGAGAACATCTACGCGCTGGATACCACGGGCCTGACGCAGTTCAAGGAGGGCGACGACGTGCTGAGCTTCATGCTCAAGCCGGGAGAGGGCTACACCCTGCCCGACGGCACCGGGACCGTCACCTTCGACGGCTGGAGCCGCTGGAGCAAGGTGCAGATCAGCCGCGCACCCGGTCTGCCGATGACCTTCGGCTCCATCGCCGCCTCGATCCTGGGGCTGTGCCTGAGCCTGTTCGTGCGGCCCCGCCGTCTGTGGATCCGCACCCGTACCAACGACGAGGGCACGGCGATCGAGGTGGCCGGCCTGGACCGCGCCGACGCCCGTACCGGGCTGTCCGAACACGTCGACGAACTCACCGCCGCCGCAACCGGCACCGCCACCGAGGAGAAGAAGTGA
- a CDS encoding cytochrome c biogenesis CcdA family protein, producing MLLAIPVAALAGLLSFFSPCVLPLLPGYLSFATGLSAAEVADGGRRGRMLLGSCLFVLGFAAVFVATGAVIGSLGSALVMHQRAITVVIGLLTILLGAIFLGLVPLGQRDVRLHRVPRLGILAAPLLGIVFGVGWTPCMGPALAVVLGLALNEGSQLRGGVLAFCYALGLGIPFVLAGLAMSRMAGAIGFVKRHQLAVQRAGGGLMVLVGILLVTGLWDRAMAVVRQWAVAYGAPI from the coding sequence ATGCTGCTCGCCATTCCCGTCGCAGCCCTGGCCGGCCTGCTCAGCTTCTTCTCTCCCTGTGTGCTGCCCCTGCTGCCCGGCTACCTGAGTTTCGCGACGGGCCTGAGCGCCGCCGAGGTGGCCGACGGGGGCCGGCGCGGCCGGATGCTGCTCGGCAGCTGCCTGTTCGTGCTGGGCTTCGCCGCCGTCTTCGTCGCGACGGGCGCCGTGATCGGCAGCCTCGGTTCCGCGCTGGTGATGCACCAGCGCGCCATCACCGTGGTGATCGGCCTGCTCACCATCCTGCTGGGCGCCATCTTCCTGGGGCTCGTCCCGCTGGGCCAACGAGACGTGCGGTTGCACCGGGTGCCCCGTCTCGGAATCCTCGCCGCCCCACTGCTGGGGATCGTCTTCGGTGTCGGCTGGACCCCGTGCATGGGGCCGGCGCTGGCCGTCGTCCTGGGGCTGGCCCTCAACGAGGGTTCGCAACTGAGGGGCGGTGTCCTGGCCTTCTGCTATGCCCTCGGCCTGGGCATTCCCTTCGTGCTGGCCGGGCTGGCGATGAGCCGGATGGCCGGCGCCATCGGCTTCGTGAAGCGCCACCAACTGGCCGTCCAGCGCGCCGGCGGGGGACTGATGGTGCTCGTCGGCATCCTGCTGGTCACCGGCCTGTGGGACCGGGCGATGGCCGTGGTGCGTCAGTGGGCCGTCGCCTACGGAGCCCCGATCTGA
- a CDS encoding TlpA family protein disulfide reductase, giving the protein MPTSRRALLAGAASLPLLGLPGCSDSTGVAAEDGFAVGDGGYSIVPVDRRKPAPAIEGPTLDGKKLSLTDFTGKVVVVNVWGSWCSPCRHEAPALVEAAKRTAGKAQFVGLNTRDVNTTQGQAFVRSFGITYPNLHDPDGALLLKFKVLPAKAIPSTLVIDAEGRIAARILGEATASTLVGVVDDIAAGK; this is encoded by the coding sequence GTGCCAACCAGCCGACGCGCCCTGCTCGCCGGCGCCGCCAGCCTTCCGCTGCTGGGTCTCCCCGGGTGCAGCGATTCCACGGGCGTTGCAGCCGAGGACGGTTTCGCCGTGGGGGACGGCGGTTACTCGATCGTCCCCGTGGACCGACGCAAGCCCGCGCCCGCCATCGAGGGCCCGACCCTGGACGGCAAGAAGCTTTCCCTGACGGACTTCACAGGAAAAGTCGTCGTGGTCAACGTCTGGGGCTCATGGTGCTCGCCCTGCCGGCACGAGGCGCCCGCCCTGGTGGAGGCGGCCAAGCGCACCGCCGGGAAGGCACAGTTCGTCGGCCTCAACACCCGCGACGTCAACACCACCCAGGGACAGGCCTTCGTGCGCAGCTTCGGGATCACCTATCCCAACCTGCACGACCCGGACGGTGCCCTGCTGCTCAAGTTCAAGGTGCTGCCCGCCAAGGCGATCCCCAGCACCCTGGTGATCGACGCCGAGGGTCGCATCGCCGCCCGCATCCTGGGCGAGGCCACGGCCTCCACCCTGGTGGGCGTCGTCGACGACATCGCCGCCGGCAAGTGA
- the hemL gene encoding glutamate-1-semialdehyde 2,1-aminomutase gives MQPVPASEDLFARAQRVIPGGVNSPVRAYRAVGGTPRFITSAKGAFVTDADGNELVDLVGSWGPMILGHAHPQVLDAVQATAARGTSFGAPTQAEVELAELIVERTPIEMVRLVNSGTEATMSVLRLARGITGRNKIVKFAGCYHGHVDSLLVAAGSGVATLGDAASRAVPAGPGVPDAVAADTLVAPYNDRAAVEKIFAEHGDEIACIITEASPGNMGVIEPGTENGEHFNAFLKRTAHAHGALSVSDEVMTGFRVTRSGQFGKDGVEPDLMTFGKVMGGGFPTAAFGGSAEHMLHLSPVGGVYQAGTLSGNPVASVAGATTLKLCTDDVYSHLDAMSAKLQQAVTTALQAFGVPHVINTANSMFSVFLGAESAVTNYEQAQTQSQEAFAAFFHSMLDQGIYLPPSGYECWFLSAAHDENVVGRVIDALPKAAAAARKAL, from the coding sequence ATGCAACCCGTGCCTGCCTCCGAAGACCTGTTCGCCCGCGCGCAGAGGGTCATCCCCGGGGGAGTGAACTCCCCGGTCCGCGCCTACCGTGCCGTCGGAGGCACGCCGCGCTTCATCACCTCCGCCAAGGGAGCCTTCGTCACCGATGCCGACGGCAACGAGCTCGTCGACCTGGTCGGTTCCTGGGGGCCGATGATCCTGGGCCACGCCCACCCGCAGGTGCTGGACGCCGTCCAGGCCACCGCCGCCCGGGGCACCTCCTTCGGTGCCCCCACCCAGGCCGAGGTGGAACTCGCCGAACTCATCGTCGAGCGCACACCCATCGAGATGGTGCGCCTGGTCAACTCGGGCACCGAGGCCACCATGAGCGTGCTCCGCCTGGCCCGCGGCATCACCGGCCGCAACAAGATCGTGAAGTTCGCCGGCTGCTACCACGGCCACGTCGACTCACTGCTGGTGGCCGCCGGTTCCGGCGTCGCCACCCTGGGCGATGCCGCTTCCCGCGCCGTCCCCGCCGGCCCCGGCGTCCCGGACGCGGTGGCCGCGGACACGCTGGTGGCCCCGTACAACGACCGTGCGGCCGTGGAGAAGATCTTCGCCGAGCACGGCGACGAGATCGCCTGCATCATCACCGAGGCCAGCCCCGGCAACATGGGCGTCATCGAGCCCGGCACCGAGAACGGCGAGCACTTCAACGCCTTCCTGAAGCGGACCGCGCATGCCCACGGCGCCCTGTCCGTCAGCGACGAAGTGATGACCGGCTTCCGCGTCACTCGCAGCGGCCAGTTCGGCAAGGACGGCGTCGAACCGGACCTGATGACCTTCGGCAAGGTGATGGGTGGCGGCTTCCCGACGGCTGCCTTCGGCGGTTCCGCGGAGCACATGCTGCACCTTTCTCCCGTCGGCGGTGTCTACCAGGCCGGCACCCTGAGCGGGAATCCGGTGGCCTCGGTGGCGGGAGCCACCACCCTCAAGCTGTGCACCGACGACGTCTACAGCCACCTGGACGCCATGTCCGCCAAGCTGCAGCAGGCCGTCACCACGGCCTTGCAGGCCTTCGGCGTCCCGCACGTGATCAACACGGCCAACAGCATGTTCAGCGTCTTCCTCGGCGCCGAGAGCGCGGTCACCAACTACGAGCAGGCCCAGACACAGAGCCAGGAGGCCTTCGCCGCCTTCTTCCACTCCATGCTGGACCAGGGCATCTACCTGCCCCCGTCGGGCTACGAGTGCTGGTTCCTGTCCGCGGCGCACGACGAGAATGTCGTCGGCCGGGTCATCGATGCACTGCCCAAGGCAGCCGCAGCGGCACGAAAGGCCTTGTGA
- a CDS encoding GIY-YIG nuclease family protein, which yields MTWDYMHRCSDGTLYVGRTKNLENRLHQHASGHRASHTAERLPIQLVWFQEFSNVGDAWRRERKLHGWGAQKREALIRGWGEIKRLAKPPSQR from the coding sequence ATGACATGGGACTACATGCATCGCTGCAGCGATGGCACGCTCTATGTCGGGAGGACGAAGAATTTGGAGAACCGGCTGCACCAGCATGCATCCGGACACCGCGCCAGCCATACGGCGGAACGCTTGCCGATCCAGCTCGTCTGGTTCCAGGAGTTCTCCAATGTCGGGGACGCGTGGCGCAGGGAGCGCAAGCTGCATGGCTGGGGTGCCCAAAAGCGCGAGGCTCTGATTCGCGGCTGGGGAGAGATCAAGCGGCTCGCCAAGCCTCCGTCGCAACGCTGA
- the hemB gene encoding porphobilinogen synthase has translation MINRPRRLRTNPAMRGMVSENRVEARHLVLPAFVADGIDEARPISSMPGQFQHTLDGIKKLANECAEAGLAGIMLFGVPKPEDKDANGTKALAPDGILNRAIREVRDEVGDGLLVMTDVCLDEFTDHGHCGVLNPDGVVNNDLTVLLYAEMARIHAECGAHMVAPSGMMDGQVLAIREALDDADHDDVAIMAYGAKYASAFYGPFREAVGSSLQGDRKTYQQDPANAREALREVFADVEQGADIVMVKPALPYLDILRQVADAVDIPVAAYNVSGEYSMVEAAAANGWLDRERTIDESLLAIRRAGADITLSYWALEWAQRQAR, from the coding sequence ATGATCAATCGTCCTCGTCGTCTGCGTACAAACCCGGCCATGCGAGGCATGGTGAGTGAGAACAGGGTTGAGGCCCGTCACCTCGTGCTGCCGGCCTTCGTGGCCGACGGGATTGACGAGGCCCGCCCGATCAGCTCGATGCCCGGGCAGTTCCAGCACACGCTGGACGGCATCAAGAAGCTGGCCAACGAGTGTGCCGAGGCAGGGCTTGCGGGCATCATGCTCTTCGGCGTGCCGAAGCCCGAGGACAAGGACGCCAATGGCACCAAGGCCCTGGCCCCAGACGGCATCCTGAACCGCGCGATCCGTGAGGTGCGCGACGAGGTGGGTGACGGGCTGCTGGTGATGACCGATGTCTGCCTCGACGAGTTCACCGACCACGGTCACTGCGGTGTGCTGAACCCCGACGGCGTGGTCAACAACGACCTGACGGTGCTGCTGTACGCGGAGATGGCCCGGATCCACGCCGAGTGCGGCGCGCACATGGTGGCCCCGAGCGGCATGATGGACGGCCAGGTGCTGGCCATCCGCGAGGCGCTGGACGACGCGGACCATGACGACGTCGCGATCATGGCCTATGGAGCCAAGTACGCCAGCGCCTTCTACGGCCCCTTCCGGGAGGCCGTCGGCAGTTCGCTGCAGGGCGACCGCAAGACCTACCAGCAGGACCCGGCCAATGCCCGCGAAGCATTGCGCGAGGTCTTCGCCGATGTGGAACAGGGTGCGGACATCGTGATGGTCAAGCCGGCCCTGCCCTACCTGGACATCCTGCGCCAGGTGGCCGACGCGGTGGACATCCCGGTGGCCGCCTACAACGTCTCCGGTGAGTACTCCATGGTGGAGGCCGCCGCTGCCAATGGCTGGCTGGACCGGGAGCGCACCATCGACGAGAGCCTGCTGGCCATCCGTCGCGCCGGTGCCGACATCACCCTGAGCTACTGGGCCCTGGAGTGGGCCCAGCGCCAGGCGCGCTGA
- a CDS encoding uroporphyrinogen-III synthase, producing the protein MNNDDLAPGIAPGRVLFVGAGPGDPNLLTLAALGALEEAGAVLVDSDELRRLLDHHQVTVDPEATIASFASTEQAPEAPLEARVRAIRTAAASGAHVVRLVAGDPFLDGRVSREASACVQAGLDIEIVPGISAMTAIPEYAGVALDRGGVHLINVVPSTGDASELGSAHLWANHGTLVVHATAAQLVDVHQHAVASGRANDEPVLLTFSGGSTQQNSRQAKLGELPRVARTLDPEAGIHVMIGTAVEDSPRDELDWFESKPLFGWRVLVPRTKDQAGEMVARLEMYGAHADEVPTISVEPPRTPQQMDKAVRGLVEGSYEWVAFTSVNAVKAVCERLEEYGLDARAFSGLRIAAVGNATAKALRAWGIVPDLVPVHEHSAAGLAAEFPAYDEVLDPINRVFLPRADIATEVLVAGLVELGWEVDDVTAYRTVRAAPPPAETREAIKTGKFDAAVFTSSSTVRNLVGIAGKPHSHTVIAAIGPQTSTACTEHGLRVDVVAPQPGALELVDALAAFAVERRAELLAEGRPVTKPSETRRRRKVVTA; encoded by the coding sequence GTGAACAACGACGATCTCGCGCCCGGCATCGCTCCGGGCCGGGTGCTCTTCGTGGGCGCCGGCCCCGGTGACCCCAATCTCCTGACCCTTGCCGCCCTCGGCGCGCTGGAAGAGGCGGGCGCGGTCCTGGTGGACAGTGACGAGTTGCGAAGGCTGCTCGACCACCATCAGGTCACGGTGGACCCGGAGGCGACCATCGCCAGCTTCGCCTCCACGGAGCAGGCTCCGGAAGCCCCCCTGGAAGCGCGGGTGCGTGCCATTCGCACCGCCGCAGCCAGTGGCGCGCACGTCGTGCGGCTCGTCGCGGGTGATCCCTTCCTCGACGGCCGGGTCTCCCGCGAGGCCTCCGCCTGCGTGCAGGCCGGCCTGGACATCGAGATCGTGCCAGGTATCTCCGCCATGACCGCCATCCCCGAGTACGCGGGCGTAGCGCTGGACCGCGGTGGGGTGCACCTGATCAATGTCGTCCCCAGCACGGGTGACGCCTCGGAACTGGGCAGCGCGCACCTGTGGGCCAATCACGGAACCCTGGTGGTGCACGCCACCGCCGCGCAGCTCGTCGACGTGCACCAGCACGCCGTGGCCTCGGGCCGCGCCAATGACGAACCGGTCCTGCTGACCTTCTCCGGTGGCAGCACCCAGCAGAACTCCCGGCAGGCGAAGCTGGGCGAGTTGCCTCGCGTGGCCCGCACCCTCGATCCCGAAGCCGGCATCCACGTGATGATCGGCACCGCCGTCGAGGACAGTCCCCGCGACGAGCTCGACTGGTTCGAGAGCAAGCCCCTGTTCGGCTGGCGAGTCCTGGTGCCGCGCACCAAGGACCAGGCAGGGGAGATGGTGGCCCGCCTGGAGATGTACGGGGCCCACGCCGACGAAGTGCCGACCATCAGCGTGGAACCCCCGCGCACACCCCAGCAGATGGACAAGGCCGTGCGTGGCCTGGTGGAGGGCAGTTACGAGTGGGTGGCCTTCACCAGCGTCAATGCGGTCAAGGCCGTCTGCGAACGCCTCGAGGAGTACGGGCTGGACGCCCGCGCCTTCAGCGGACTGCGGATCGCCGCCGTCGGCAATGCCACGGCCAAGGCGCTGCGGGCCTGGGGCATCGTGCCGGACCTGGTGCCGGTGCACGAGCACTCTGCGGCCGGGCTGGCCGCCGAGTTCCCCGCCTATGACGAGGTCCTGGACCCCATCAACCGGGTCTTCCTGCCGCGTGCCGACATCGCCACCGAGGTGCTGGTGGCCGGCCTGGTGGAGCTCGGCTGGGAGGTGGACGACGTCACCGCCTACCGCACGGTGCGTGCCGCCCCGCCGCCCGCGGAGACCCGCGAGGCGATCAAGACCGGCAAGTTCGACGCGGCGGTCTTCACCTCGTCGTCGACCGTGCGCAACCTGGTGGGAATTGCCGGCAAGCCGCACAGCCACACGGTGATCGCGGCGATCGGTCCGCAGACCTCGACGGCCTGCACCGAGCACGGTCTGCGCGTCGACGTCGTGGCCCCGCAGCCCGGGGCGCTGGAGCTGGTGGATGCCCTGGCGGCCTTCGCCGTGGAGCGTCGTGCCGAGCTCTTGGCGGAGGGGCGTCCCGTGACCAAGCCGAGCGAGACGCGGAGGCGTCGCAAGGTGGTCACGGCCTAG
- the hemC gene encoding hydroxymethylbilane synthase, whose amino-acid sequence MIRIGARRSPLAVAQAEWVAARLAELGHPCELLGIDSLGDVDRRRLTEIGGTGIFATAVREQLLADRIDVAVHSLKDLPVAPAPGLVVAAIPEREDVRDVLVGLDIDQWRDGTRVGTGSPRRAVQVERIARERGVAVEVVPIRGNVDTRLGLVRDGEVDATLLAAAGLLRLGRLSPEAVTTGVDEDQDVMIGDLPARLLSLDVLLPAAGQGALAVECRSDAPDEVLQALAELDHAATRAAITAERTFLNTLEAGCLAPVGAHAAVGEDLTLRVVAGEQSSNNEQLHVARVAGSPQDAGNLGAALAREVLPLLTGTGIDQKVEEAR is encoded by the coding sequence ATGATCCGCATCGGCGCCCGCCGTTCCCCGCTCGCCGTCGCCCAGGCCGAATGGGTGGCAGCCCGGCTGGCGGAACTCGGTCATCCGTGCGAGTTGCTGGGCATCGATTCGCTGGGTGACGTGGACCGTCGCAGGCTGACCGAGATCGGCGGTACGGGAATCTTCGCCACTGCCGTGCGCGAACAGCTGCTGGCAGACCGGATCGACGTCGCCGTCCACTCCCTCAAGGACCTGCCCGTGGCGCCTGCGCCGGGGTTGGTCGTCGCCGCCATCCCCGAACGTGAGGACGTCCGCGACGTGCTGGTGGGGCTGGACATCGACCAGTGGCGTGACGGCACCCGCGTCGGCACCGGCTCCCCGCGTCGCGCGGTGCAGGTGGAACGCATCGCTCGTGAACGCGGCGTCGCCGTCGAGGTGGTGCCGATCCGCGGCAATGTGGACACCCGCCTTGGCCTGGTGCGCGACGGCGAGGTGGACGCCACCCTGTTGGCCGCCGCCGGACTGCTCCGGCTGGGACGGCTGTCGCCCGAGGCGGTCACCACCGGCGTCGACGAGGACCAGGACGTGATGATCGGGGACCTTCCCGCACGCCTGTTGTCGCTCGACGTCTTGCTGCCGGCCGCAGGCCAGGGAGCCCTGGCGGTGGAGTGCCGCAGCGATGCGCCCGACGAGGTCCTTCAGGCCCTCGCGGAGCTGGACCACGCGGCCACTCGTGCCGCCATCACCGCGGAGCGGACCTTCCTCAACACGCTGGAGGCGGGGTGCCTGGCGCCCGTGGGTGCACACGCCGCCGTGGGCGAGGATTTGACGCTGCGTGTGGTTGCTGGGGAACAATCGTCCAACAACGAGCAACTGCACGTTGCCCGTGTTGCCGGTTCTCCGCAGGATGCTGGGAATCTGGGAGCCGCCCTCGCACGCGAGGTGCTGCCCCTGCTCACCGGCACCGGGATTGACCAGAAGGTGGAAGAAGCACGGTGA
- the hemA gene encoding glutamyl-tRNA reductase, producing MTLLAISINHRTAGLDLLARTSMDHDASRELAHSLVGAAHVSEALVLSTCNRTEVYLDTNKFHAGLEAVAQPLAARAGVDRAALPDLCRVYYDEAAVTHCFGLVAGLDSLVVGENQILGQVREALSSAQEEATSGPALNQLFQTALRVGKRVQSETSIGAAGRSVLTAALTQLEGEFEPVGSSVLVVGAGAMAGVAARSLAAKGAHVDCANRTLAKAERLATEVGGVAVPMEQLAQAVAGHDVVVTCTGASGSLVSAETLGDGPAPRVIIDLALPPDVSDDVVDRGVRLVNLASLREAGDRTDEVDVEAARRLVGSEVTAFLARQRAQAVTPTVVALRRMATGVVDSEMSRLERRVGGFDECVAKEVHNALNRVAEKLIHSPTVRVREFAGDDSPVDYAAALRALFALEGQNVALSDPDDCPPEARRAVSESPEGIPGSLAVRPADLQEEATA from the coding sequence GTGACTCTGCTCGCCATCAGCATCAACCACCGCACAGCAGGGCTCGACCTGCTGGCGCGCACGTCGATGGACCACGACGCCAGCCGTGAGCTCGCCCACAGCTTGGTGGGCGCCGCACACGTCAGCGAGGCCTTGGTGCTGTCCACCTGCAATCGCACCGAGGTCTACCTGGACACGAACAAGTTCCACGCCGGGCTCGAGGCCGTCGCCCAGCCGCTGGCGGCTCGCGCTGGCGTCGACCGGGCGGCCCTGCCCGATCTGTGCCGTGTCTACTACGACGAGGCGGCCGTGACCCACTGCTTCGGTCTGGTTGCTGGACTCGATTCGCTCGTGGTGGGGGAGAACCAGATCCTCGGCCAGGTGCGAGAGGCCTTGTCCTCGGCGCAGGAGGAGGCCACCAGCGGCCCCGCCCTGAACCAGCTCTTCCAGACCGCCCTGCGGGTGGGCAAGCGGGTGCAGTCCGAGACCTCGATCGGTGCCGCGGGACGTTCGGTGCTGACCGCCGCCCTGACCCAGTTGGAAGGCGAGTTCGAGCCCGTCGGCAGTTCCGTACTGGTCGTCGGTGCGGGCGCCATGGCCGGTGTGGCCGCGCGCAGCCTCGCCGCCAAGGGCGCTCACGTCGACTGCGCCAACCGCACGCTGGCCAAGGCCGAGCGGCTGGCTACCGAGGTGGGCGGCGTGGCCGTCCCGATGGAGCAGTTGGCCCAGGCCGTCGCCGGCCACGACGTGGTGGTCACCTGCACGGGTGCCTCCGGCAGCCTGGTCAGCGCCGAGACGCTCGGTGACGGTCCGGCCCCCCGGGTGATCATTGATCTGGCCCTGCCACCGGATGTCTCCGACGATGTGGTGGACCGCGGCGTGCGGCTGGTCAACCTGGCCAGCCTGCGCGAGGCGGGGGACCGCACCGATGAGGTGGACGTCGAAGCCGCCAGGCGCCTGGTCGGCTCCGAGGTGACGGCATTCCTGGCCCGCCAGCGCGCCCAGGCCGTGACGCCCACCGTCGTGGCACTGCGACGGATGGCGACCGGCGTCGTGGACAGCGAGATGTCCCGCCTGGAGCGCCGGGTCGGTGGCTTCGACGAGTGCGTCGCCAAGGAGGTCCACAATGCCCTCAACCGGGTGGCGGAGAAGCTGATCCATTCGCCCACGGTGCGGGTCCGGGAGTTCGCCGGGGACGACAGCCCCGTTGACTATGCCGCTGCCCTCCGGGCCCTGTTTGCCCTGGAGGGTCAAAATGTCGCCCTCAGTGATCCCGACGACTGCCCGCCGGAGGCCCGTCGGGCCGTCAGCGAGAGCCCCGAGGGGATTCCGGGCAGCCTTGCCGTTCGTCCCGCCGACCTTCAGGAAGAGGCCACTGCATGA
- a CDS encoding redox-sensing transcriptional repressor Rex, with protein sequence MTSPADQIPEATIARLPGYLRVLSALDAEGVTRVSSTELADAAGVQSALLRRDLSHFGSYGTRGVGYEVPVLVREIGEHVGSGIKWPVVVIGVGNLGRALARNESMLGRDFRLAALVDSNPAVVGTTVAGIRVVSDGELEDSIHRTHARIAIVATPASAAQEVCNRVFEAGVTSILNFAPTTIVAPAGATVRTVDLSQELHILAFHEARRTAEQAGSATTQSAQEYQP encoded by the coding sequence ATGACGAGCCCCGCAGACCAGATCCCGGAGGCGACCATTGCGCGCCTTCCCGGGTACCTGCGCGTGCTCAGCGCACTCGATGCCGAGGGCGTGACCCGGGTGAGTTCCACGGAGCTGGCCGACGCGGCCGGAGTGCAGTCCGCCCTGCTGCGCCGGGATCTGTCCCATTTCGGCAGCTACGGCACCCGTGGCGTCGGCTACGAGGTGCCCGTGCTGGTCCGAGAGATCGGTGAGCACGTCGGAAGCGGCATCAAGTGGCCCGTCGTCGTGATCGGCGTCGGCAACCTCGGCCGTGCCCTGGCCCGCAATGAGAGCATGCTGGGCAGGGACTTCAGGCTCGCCGCCCTCGTCGACAGCAATCCGGCCGTGGTGGGGACCACCGTCGCCGGCATTCGCGTCGTCTCCGATGGGGAGCTCGAGGACAGCATCCACCGCACCCACGCGCGGATCGCGATCGTCGCCACCCCGGCCAGCGCCGCCCAAGAGGTCTGCAACCGCGTCTTCGAGGCCGGCGTGACCAGCATCCTGAACTTTGCTCCCACCACCATCGTGGCGCCCGCCGGAGCGACCGTCCGCACGGTCGACCTCTCGCAGGAGCTGCACATCCTCGCCTTCCATGAGGCGCGACGGACAGCCGAGCAGGCCGGCTCCGCCACCACCCAGTCTGCGCAGGAGTATCAGCCGTGA